In the Streptomyces fradiae ATCC 10745 = DSM 40063 genome, one interval contains:
- a CDS encoding SAM-dependent methyltransferase, whose product MSDAASRLAALAGDLLGVPLPVRVRAWDGSEAGPPGPGVPVLVVRDRRALRRMAWRPGELGLARAWVAGELDVEGDLYEALTRLAGLVWERDPQGGGAPAGLPGQAARALRAARDPRTRAAAREVLRLAGPWPPPTPPAEEVRRRSGPLHTRTRDREAISHHYDVGNDFYELVLGPSMVYSCAYWSEGGTLEEAQRDKLELVCRKLALREGDRLLDVGCGWGSLALHAARHHGARVVGVTLSAEQAAYARKRVADEGLADRVEIRVQDYRDVRDGPYDAIASIGMAEHVGAVRYRRYAQVLHGLLKPGGRLLNHQISRRPDARDEEYRVDPFIDAYVFPDGELAPLGRTTATLEEAGFEVRDVEAIREHYALTLRRWVANLEERFDEAARLTSPGRARIWRLYMAASALAFERNRIGVNQVLAVRTPEDGASGMPLRARVWDEHGGD is encoded by the coding sequence ATGTCCGACGCCGCTTCGCGGCTGGCCGCGCTCGCCGGGGACCTGCTGGGGGTCCCGCTGCCCGTGCGGGTCCGCGCCTGGGACGGCAGCGAGGCCGGCCCGCCCGGCCCCGGCGTCCCCGTGCTGGTCGTCCGGGACCGCAGGGCGCTGCGCCGCATGGCCTGGCGCCCCGGCGAACTGGGCCTGGCCCGCGCCTGGGTCGCCGGGGAGCTGGACGTGGAGGGCGACCTGTACGAGGCGCTGACCCGCCTCGCCGGCCTCGTCTGGGAGCGGGACCCGCAGGGCGGCGGCGCCCCCGCGGGCCTGCCCGGCCAGGCGGCCCGCGCCCTGCGCGCGGCCCGGGACCCGCGCACCCGCGCCGCCGCGCGGGAGGTGCTGCGCCTCGCCGGGCCGTGGCCGCCGCCCACCCCGCCCGCCGAGGAGGTCCGGCGCCGCAGCGGCCCGCTGCACACCAGGACGCGGGACCGCGAGGCGATCAGCCACCACTACGACGTGGGCAACGACTTCTACGAGCTGGTCCTCGGCCCGTCCATGGTGTACTCGTGCGCCTACTGGTCCGAGGGCGGCACCCTGGAGGAGGCCCAGCGCGACAAGCTGGAGCTGGTCTGCCGCAAGCTCGCCCTCCGGGAGGGCGACCGGCTGCTCGACGTCGGCTGCGGCTGGGGCTCCCTGGCGCTGCACGCCGCCCGCCACCACGGCGCCCGCGTCGTCGGGGTCACGCTCAGCGCCGAGCAGGCCGCGTACGCCCGCAAGCGGGTCGCCGACGAGGGGCTCGCCGACCGGGTCGAGATCCGGGTGCAGGACTACCGGGACGTCCGGGACGGGCCGTACGACGCCATCGCCTCGATCGGCATGGCCGAGCACGTCGGCGCGGTCCGCTACCGCAGGTACGCGCAGGTGCTGCACGGCCTGCTGAAGCCGGGCGGGCGGCTCCTCAACCACCAGATCTCGCGCCGCCCCGACGCGCGGGACGAGGAGTACCGCGTGGACCCGTTCATCGACGCGTACGTCTTCCCCGACGGGGAGCTGGCCCCGCTCGGCCGGACCACCGCGACGCTGGAGGAGGCCGGCTTCGAGGTGCGCGACGTGGAGGCGATCCGCGAGCACTACGCCCTGACCCTGCGCCGCTGGGTCGCCAACCTGGAGGAGCGCTTCGACGAGGCCGCGCGCCTCACCTCGCCGGGCCGCGCCCGGATCTGGCGGCTCTACATGGCCGCCAGCGCCCTGGCCTTCGAACGCAACCGGATCGGCGTCAACCAGGTCCTCGCCGTGCGGACGCCCGAGGACGGGGCGTCCGGGATGCCGCTGCGCGCCCGCGTCTGGGACGAGCACGGCGGCGACTGA
- a CDS encoding ABC transporter ATP-binding protein, which translates to MPTPTTARRATAVAARATDLSKVYGQGETRVVALDRVTVEFPQGEFTAIMGPSGSGKSTLMHCVAGLDTFSSGSVRIGDTELGSLKDKQLTQLRRDKIGFIFQAFNLLPTLTALENITLPMDIAGRKPDREWMDRVIDMVGLSARLGHRPAQLSGGQQQRVAVARALASRPEIIFGDEPTGNLDSRSGAEVLGFLRNSVRELGQTVVMVTHDPVAASYADRVIFLADGRIVDEMHAPSADRVLDRMKAFDTKGRTS; encoded by the coding sequence ATCCCCACCCCGACGACCGCACGCCGCGCCACCGCGGTGGCCGCCCGCGCCACGGATCTCTCCAAGGTCTACGGACAGGGCGAGACCCGCGTGGTCGCCCTCGACCGGGTCACCGTGGAGTTCCCGCAGGGCGAGTTCACCGCGATCATGGGCCCCTCCGGGTCCGGCAAGTCCACCCTGATGCACTGCGTCGCCGGCCTGGACACCTTCTCCTCCGGCTCCGTCCGCATCGGCGACACCGAGCTGGGCTCCCTGAAGGACAAGCAGCTCACCCAGCTCCGCCGGGACAAGATCGGCTTCATCTTCCAGGCGTTCAACCTGCTGCCGACGCTCACGGCCCTGGAGAACATCACGCTCCCCATGGACATCGCGGGCCGCAAGCCGGACCGGGAGTGGATGGACCGGGTCATCGACATGGTCGGCCTCTCCGCCCGGCTCGGCCACCGGCCGGCGCAGCTCTCCGGCGGCCAGCAGCAGCGCGTCGCCGTCGCCCGCGCCCTGGCCTCCCGGCCGGAGATCATCTTCGGTGACGAGCCGACCGGCAACCTCGACTCCCGCTCGGGCGCCGAGGTGCTCGGCTTCCTCCGCAACTCGGTGCGCGAGCTCGGCCAGACGGTCGTGATGGTCACCCACGACCCCGTCGCCGCCTCCTACGCCGACCGGGTGATCTTCCTGGCGGACGGGCGGATCGTCGACGAGATGCACGCCCCGAGCGCCGACCGGGTGCTGGACCGCATGAAGGCCTTCGACACCAAGGGCCGCACGAGCTGA
- a CDS encoding type II toxin-antitoxin system RelE family toxin — protein MKYAFRFTTAAQRQLRTISRPDAMRILTALTALGDDPYRQDADVKKLTGPSGLYRLRVGSYRIAYQINDGELLILVVKVGDRRDVYRNL, from the coding sequence GTGAAGTACGCCTTCCGGTTCACCACGGCGGCGCAGCGGCAACTCCGGACCATCAGCCGACCCGACGCCATGCGCATCCTGACCGCGCTGACCGCACTCGGTGACGACCCGTACCGCCAGGACGCCGACGTCAAGAAACTCACCGGCCCGTCCGGGCTCTACCGGCTGCGGGTCGGAAGCTACCGGATCGCTTATCAGATCAACGACGGCGAACTCCTCATCCTGGTCGTCAAGGTGGGCGACCGGCGGGACGTCTACCGCAACCTGTGA
- a CDS encoding type II toxin-antitoxin system Phd/YefM family antitoxin codes for MTEHTVTVREARAHFADHIDQAEEGVPTVITRNGAPVAAVVPISDFEALEEAADVMPAREAEAVPAEGGTTVTMAELLADPFTEQDGEAA; via the coding sequence ATGACGGAGCACACCGTGACCGTGCGGGAAGCCCGCGCCCACTTCGCCGACCACATCGACCAGGCCGAAGAAGGCGTTCCGACCGTCATCACGCGCAATGGCGCCCCGGTGGCGGCCGTGGTGCCGATCTCGGACTTCGAAGCGTTGGAGGAAGCGGCCGACGTGATGCCGGCACGCGAGGCCGAAGCGGTGCCGGCCGAGGGCGGCACCACCGTGACCATGGCGGAACTGCTCGCGGACCCGTTCACCGAGCAGGACGGCGAGGCGGCGTGA
- a CDS encoding Bax inhibitor-1/YccA family protein, with protein MRSSNPVFSRRGFSRDNGYAGFNAQQQAGGPAAGTNPYATNPYATNPYATDPYAQGVQQGAPPQAPARTGAMTIDDVVSRTAITLGTVFVTATLAWFLLPVDPANLGKSYGIGIGAALVAFVLAMVQSFKSKASPALILAYAAFEGVFLGVISSAVTTYVAAGAVPQAVLGTMSVFAGVLIAYKMRWIRVTRRFYGFVMAAALGFVLLMAVNMLFAVFGGGDGLGLRSGGLGILFGVIGIILGACFLALDFKQVEDGITYGAPREESWLAAFGLTMTLVWIYLEFLRLVSILSGED; from the coding sequence ATGAGGAGCAGCAACCCGGTCTTCTCGCGACGGGGGTTCAGCCGCGACAACGGCTACGCGGGCTTCAACGCGCAGCAGCAGGCCGGGGGCCCCGCCGCTGGAACCAACCCGTACGCGACGAACCCGTACGCCACCAACCCGTACGCCACGGACCCGTACGCGCAGGGCGTCCAGCAGGGCGCCCCGCCGCAGGCTCCCGCGCGCACGGGCGCCATGACCATCGACGACGTGGTGTCCCGCACGGCCATCACGCTCGGCACGGTCTTCGTCACCGCCACGCTCGCCTGGTTCCTGCTGCCGGTCGACCCGGCGAACCTCGGCAAGTCGTACGGCATCGGCATCGGCGCGGCCCTGGTCGCCTTCGTCCTCGCGATGGTGCAGTCCTTCAAGAGCAAGGCGTCGCCCGCGCTGATCCTGGCGTACGCGGCGTTCGAGGGCGTCTTCCTCGGTGTCATCTCCAGCGCCGTCACCACGTACGTCGCGGCGGGCGCGGTCCCGCAGGCGGTGCTCGGCACGATGTCCGTCTTCGCCGGCGTGCTCATCGCGTACAAGATGCGCTGGATCCGCGTCACGCGCCGCTTCTACGGCTTCGTGATGGCCGCCGCGCTCGGCTTCGTGCTGCTGATGGCGGTGAACATGCTGTTCGCCGTGTTCGGCGGCGGTGACGGCCTGGGCCTGCGCAGCGGTGGCCTCGGCATCCTGTTCGGTGTCATCGGCATCATCCTCGGCGCCTGCTTCCTCGCGCTGGACTTCAAGCAGGTCGAGGACGGCATCACCTACGGCGCTCCGCGCGAGGAGTCGTGGCTGGCGGCCTTCGGCCTCACCATGACCCTGGTGTGGATCTACCTGGAGTTCCTGCGGCTCGTGTCGATCCTGTCCGGCGAGGACTGA
- a CDS encoding SGNH/GDSL hydrolase family protein, with the protein MSRARVARRIAAGAAYGGGGIGLVGVAAVGVVLAEVQLAKRSVGGCVAPLPPAADGLYGRGFDGVPLRLAMLGDSTAAGQGVRRVGQTPGALLASGLAQVAERSVELRNVALPGARSDDLERQVALLLAQPGGAPDACVIMIGANDVTHRMPPTRSVRYLSEAVRLLRAEGTEVVVGTCPDLGTIEPVYQPLRWLARRLSRQLAAAQTIVAVENGARTVSLGDLLGPEFAENPREMFGADNYHPSAEGYATAAMAVLPTVCAVLGVWPEPERLDARRREGMLPVAVAAAEAAAEAGTEVTGARAPWALLRHRRRRRVQEPPPPDPAA; encoded by the coding sequence ATGTCGAGGGCGAGGGTGGCGCGGCGGATCGCCGCGGGCGCGGCGTACGGCGGCGGGGGCATCGGGCTGGTCGGGGTCGCCGCGGTCGGGGTGGTGCTGGCGGAGGTCCAGCTCGCGAAGCGGTCGGTGGGCGGGTGCGTCGCCCCGCTGCCCCCGGCGGCGGACGGGCTGTACGGGCGGGGGTTCGACGGGGTGCCGCTGCGGCTCGCCATGCTCGGCGACTCCACGGCGGCGGGCCAGGGCGTGCGGCGCGTCGGCCAGACGCCGGGCGCGCTGCTGGCGTCCGGGCTCGCCCAGGTGGCGGAGCGGTCGGTGGAGCTGCGCAACGTCGCCCTGCCCGGCGCCCGCTCCGACGACCTGGAGCGGCAGGTGGCGCTGCTGCTGGCGCAGCCGGGCGGCGCGCCGGACGCCTGCGTGATCATGATCGGCGCCAACGACGTCACGCACCGGATGCCGCCGACGCGGTCGGTGCGGTACCTGTCGGAGGCGGTACGGCTGCTGCGCGCCGAGGGCACCGAGGTGGTGGTGGGCACCTGCCCGGACCTGGGCACCATCGAGCCGGTGTACCAGCCGCTGCGGTGGCTGGCCAGGCGCCTGTCGCGGCAGCTCGCCGCGGCGCAGACCATCGTGGCCGTGGAGAACGGCGCGCGGACCGTGTCGCTGGGCGACCTGCTGGGCCCGGAGTTCGCGGAGAACCCCCGCGAGATGTTCGGCGCCGACAACTACCACCCGTCGGCCGAGGGGTACGCCACGGCGGCCATGGCGGTGCTGCCGACGGTGTGCGCGGTGCTGGGCGTGTGGCCGGAGCCGGAGCGGCTGGACGCGCGGCGGCGGGAGGGGATGCTCCCGGTGGCCGTGGCGGCGGCCGAGGCCGCGGCGGAGGCGGGTACGGAGGTCACCGGGGCGCGGGCGCCCTGGGCCCTGCTCCGGCACCGCAGGCGGCGGCGCGTGCAGGAGCCGCCCCCGCCGGACCCGGCCGCCTGA
- a CDS encoding ABC transporter permease, protein MFRTALRNVLAHKARLLMTVLAVMLGVAFVSGTLVFTDTLDRAFTRQAAKSYDDVAVALTSHPDPDEAKREPGLSGATLDKIAALPGVASVSGRVEGFAGVPDPDGKLIGVGWSNKGSNFAPGKDGEDPRYAFTEGGGPVARGQIALDRETAEKGRYKVGDTVRVATNGPVEEYRLQGVFTTDDGAVSAGGSLVLFDTGTAQALYLKPGFFQEATVAAAPGTDDDAVLSAVEPLLPGHTSAQTGAELSAQQAKEIEAGLSAFSQVFLGAAAIALFVGVFLIANTFTMLVAQRTKEVALMRAVGASRRQVTRSVLAEAAIVGLVASVAGYLLGIGLAVGLRSGMAAFGMKIPDGPLVLGATPVLAALGVGLVITMLAAWLPGRRAAKIPPVAAMNSVHAAPTQKSLVVRNSIGGALAALGCGLIVLGAVKAGDTGRLLIAGGAFLTLIGVIMLIPLLSRPLIAAVRPLLAGPFGISGKLAGQNAVRNPRRTGATASALAIGLTLVTGLSVLGVTVGSSLDRATTDQVKADYMVRMANGGPLGPSVLTALEKAPGVTAVSPQQASGMEIGGKWTSASAVTPGAIEKVLKVEPTAGSLDSLADGRIAVAEKTAASRGWKVGTTVPVTYPDDEKGTLTVGALYKDSGFLSPVLIDRKAVAAHDPEPYIPEIFVSTEGGESAANEKALIQALGDNPAINFMDKQDIRDSFGGPINMLLNIMYGLLAMALIIAVLGVVNTLAMSVFERQQEIGMLRAIGLDRRRVKRMVRLEAVVISVYGAVVGIVLGSFLGWAIGETFKSSLPDYSLVLPWDRIGVFLLLAALVGVLAAMWPARSAAKLNMLNAIKAE, encoded by the coding sequence ATGTTCCGAACCGCCCTGCGCAACGTGCTCGCGCACAAGGCCAGACTGCTGATGACCGTCCTCGCCGTCATGCTCGGCGTGGCCTTCGTGTCCGGCACCCTCGTCTTCACCGACACCCTCGACCGGGCCTTCACCCGGCAGGCCGCCAAGAGCTACGACGACGTCGCCGTCGCCCTCACCTCCCACCCCGACCCCGACGAGGCGAAGCGCGAGCCGGGCCTGTCCGGCGCCACGCTCGACAAGATCGCCGCCCTGCCGGGCGTCGCCTCCGTCTCCGGCCGCGTCGAGGGCTTCGCCGGCGTCCCCGACCCCGACGGGAAGCTGATCGGCGTCGGCTGGTCCAACAAGGGGTCCAACTTCGCCCCCGGCAAGGACGGCGAGGACCCCCGGTACGCCTTCACCGAGGGCGGCGGCCCCGTCGCGCGCGGCCAGATCGCCCTCGACCGGGAGACCGCCGAGAAGGGCCGGTACAAGGTCGGCGACACCGTCCGCGTCGCCACCAACGGCCCCGTGGAGGAGTACCGCCTCCAGGGCGTCTTCACCACCGACGACGGCGCCGTCAGCGCCGGCGGCAGCCTCGTGCTCTTCGACACGGGGACCGCGCAGGCCCTCTACCTCAAGCCCGGCTTCTTCCAGGAGGCCACGGTCGCCGCCGCGCCCGGCACCGACGACGACGCGGTCCTCTCCGCCGTCGAGCCGCTGCTGCCCGGCCACACCTCGGCGCAGACCGGCGCGGAGCTCTCGGCCCAGCAGGCCAAGGAGATCGAGGCCGGCCTGAGCGCCTTCAGCCAGGTCTTCCTCGGCGCCGCCGCCATCGCCCTGTTCGTCGGCGTCTTCCTGATCGCCAACACCTTCACCATGCTCGTCGCCCAGCGCACCAAGGAGGTCGCGCTGATGCGGGCCGTCGGCGCGTCCCGCCGGCAGGTCACCCGCTCGGTGCTGGCGGAGGCCGCGATCGTCGGCCTGGTCGCCTCCGTCGCCGGCTACCTGCTCGGCATCGGGCTCGCCGTGGGCCTGCGCTCCGGCATGGCGGCCTTCGGCATGAAGATCCCGGACGGCCCGCTCGTCCTGGGCGCCACCCCCGTGCTGGCCGCCCTCGGCGTCGGCCTCGTCATCACCATGCTCGCCGCGTGGCTGCCCGGCCGCCGCGCCGCGAAGATCCCGCCGGTCGCCGCGATGAACAGCGTCCACGCCGCGCCCACCCAGAAGTCGCTGGTCGTCCGCAACAGCATCGGCGGCGCCCTGGCCGCCCTCGGCTGCGGCCTGATCGTCCTCGGCGCCGTCAAGGCCGGCGACACCGGCCGGCTCCTGATCGCCGGCGGCGCGTTCCTCACCCTCATCGGCGTGATCATGCTGATCCCGCTGCTGTCGCGGCCGCTGATCGCCGCCGTACGGCCGCTGCTCGCCGGGCCGTTCGGGATCTCCGGCAAGCTCGCCGGGCAGAACGCCGTCCGCAACCCGCGCCGCACCGGAGCGACCGCCTCGGCGCTCGCCATCGGCCTCACCCTCGTCACCGGCCTGTCGGTGCTCGGCGTCACCGTCGGCTCGTCCCTCGACCGGGCGACCACAGACCAGGTCAAGGCCGACTACATGGTCCGCATGGCCAACGGCGGCCCGCTCGGCCCGTCCGTGCTGACCGCCCTGGAGAAGGCCCCCGGCGTCACCGCCGTCTCCCCGCAGCAGGCCTCCGGCATGGAGATCGGCGGGAAGTGGACCTCCGCGTCCGCCGTCACCCCCGGCGCCATCGAGAAGGTGCTGAAGGTCGAGCCGACCGCCGGCTCGCTCGACTCGCTTGCGGACGGGCGGATCGCGGTGGCGGAGAAGACCGCCGCGTCGCGCGGCTGGAAGGTCGGCACCACCGTCCCCGTCACCTACCCGGACGACGAGAAGGGCACGCTGACCGTCGGCGCGCTCTACAAGGACTCCGGCTTCCTCTCGCCGGTCCTGATCGACCGGAAGGCCGTCGCCGCGCACGACCCGGAGCCGTACATCCCGGAGATCTTCGTCTCCACGGAGGGCGGGGAGAGCGCCGCCAACGAGAAGGCGCTGATCCAGGCCCTGGGTGACAACCCGGCCATCAACTTCATGGACAAGCAGGACATCCGCGACTCGTTCGGCGGACCCATCAACATGCTGCTGAACATCATGTACGGCCTGCTGGCGATGGCCCTGATCATCGCCGTCCTCGGTGTCGTCAACACGCTGGCCATGTCCGTCTTCGAGCGCCAGCAGGAGATCGGCATGCTCCGCGCGATCGGCCTGGACCGGCGCCGCGTGAAGCGGATGGTCCGCCTGGAGGCCGTGGTGATCTCGGTGTACGGCGCGGTCGTCGGCATCGTGCTCGGCTCGTTCCTCGGCTGGGCGATCGGCGAGACCTTCAAGAGCAGCCTGCCGGACTACTCCCTGGTCCTGCCGTGGGACCGGATCGGCGTCTTCCTGCTGCTCGCCGCGCTGGTCGGCGTCCTGGCCGCGATGTGGCCGGCGCGCAGCGCCGCGAAGCTGAACATGCTGAACGCCATCAAGGCCGAGTAG
- a CDS encoding acetyl-CoA C-acetyltransferase, whose amino-acid sequence MPEAVIVSAARTPIGRAFKGSLKDLRPDDLTATIIQAALAKVPELDPRDIDDLMLGCGLPGGEQGFNLGRIVAVRMGMDHLPGCTLTRYCASSLQTTRMALHAIKAGEGDVFISAGVEMVSRYVKGNSDTLPDTHNPFFADAEARTADAAENGASGWRDPREDGLAPDAYIAMGQTAENLALHKGVSREEMDEFGVRSQNLAEQAIANGFWEREITPVTLPDGTVVSKDDGPRAGVTLEGVQGLKPVFRPDGRVTAGNCCPLNDGAAALVVMSDTKARELGLTPLARVVSTGVSGLSPEIMGYGPVEASRRALALAGLTVDDIDLFEINEAFAAQVIPSYKDLGIPLDKLNVNGGAIAVGHPFGMTGARITGTLINSLQFHDKQFGLETMCVGGGQGMAMVIERLS is encoded by the coding sequence ATGCCCGAAGCCGTGATCGTCTCAGCCGCCCGCACCCCCATCGGCCGGGCCTTCAAAGGCTCGCTGAAGGACCTGCGGCCGGACGACCTGACCGCCACGATCATCCAGGCCGCCCTCGCCAAGGTCCCCGAGCTGGACCCGCGCGACATCGACGACCTCATGCTCGGCTGCGGTCTGCCCGGCGGCGAGCAGGGCTTCAACCTGGGCCGTATCGTCGCGGTGCGCATGGGCATGGACCACCTGCCGGGCTGCACCCTGACCCGCTACTGCGCCTCCTCCCTCCAGACGACCCGGATGGCGCTGCACGCCATCAAGGCCGGCGAGGGCGACGTGTTCATCTCGGCGGGCGTCGAGATGGTCTCCCGGTACGTGAAGGGCAACTCCGACACGCTGCCCGACACCCACAACCCGTTCTTCGCCGACGCGGAGGCCCGCACCGCCGACGCCGCCGAGAACGGCGCCTCCGGGTGGCGCGACCCGCGCGAGGACGGCCTCGCCCCGGACGCCTACATCGCGATGGGCCAGACCGCGGAGAACCTCGCCCTCCACAAGGGCGTCAGCCGCGAGGAGATGGACGAGTTCGGCGTACGGTCGCAGAACCTCGCCGAGCAGGCCATCGCGAACGGCTTCTGGGAGCGCGAGATCACCCCGGTGACCCTCCCGGACGGCACGGTGGTCAGCAAGGACGACGGCCCCCGCGCGGGCGTCACGCTGGAGGGCGTCCAGGGCCTGAAGCCGGTCTTCCGCCCCGACGGCCGCGTCACCGCCGGCAACTGCTGCCCGCTCAACGACGGCGCCGCCGCCCTGGTGGTCATGTCCGACACGAAGGCCCGCGAGCTCGGTCTCACCCCGCTCGCCCGCGTCGTCTCCACCGGCGTCTCCGGCCTCTCCCCCGAGATCATGGGGTACGGCCCGGTCGAGGCCAGCCGGCGGGCGCTCGCCCTGGCCGGCCTCACCGTCGACGACATCGACCTGTTCGAGATCAACGAGGCGTTCGCCGCCCAGGTGATCCCGTCCTACAAGGACCTGGGCATCCCGCTCGACAAGCTGAACGTCAACGGCGGCGCGATCGCCGTCGGCCACCCCTTCGGCATGACCGGCGCCCGCATCACCGGCACCCTGATCAACAGCCTCCAGTTCCACGACAAGCAGTTCGGCCTGGAGACCATGTGCGTCGGCGGCGGCCAGGGCATGGCCATGGTGATCGAGCGCCTCTCCTGA
- a CDS encoding NAD(P)/FAD-dependent oxidoreductase, whose product MSTTERPRILVVGGGYVGLYAARRILKKMRYGEATVTVVDPRSYMTYQPFLPEAAAGSISPRHVVVPLRRVLPKAEVLTGRVTTIDQDRKVATVAPLVGEAYELPFDYLVIALGAVSRTFPIPGLAEQGIGMKGIEEAIGLRNHVLEQLDKADSTTDEEVRRKALTFVFVGGGFAGAETIGEVEDMARDAAKYYKNVSREDMRFILVDAADKILPEVGPKLGAYGKEHLEGRGVEVYLSTSMDSCVDGHVVLKNGLEVDSNTIVWTAGVKPNPALARFGLPLGPRGHVDCQPTLQVSGTDYIWAAGDNAQVPDLVGRKAGNENAWCPPNAQHALRQAKVLGDNVLSGMRGFPQKEYSHANKGAVAGLGLHKGVAMIVMGKMRIKLKGRLAWYMHRGYHGMAMPTWNRKIRVFADWTLAMFLKREVVSLGAIESPREEFYEAAKPAPAPAAAQPEKAKAS is encoded by the coding sequence ATGAGCACCACGGAGCGTCCCAGGATCCTCGTAGTAGGCGGTGGGTACGTAGGCCTGTACGCAGCTCGACGCATTCTGAAGAAGATGCGCTACGGCGAGGCGACCGTCACGGTCGTCGACCCGCGCTCGTACATGACGTACCAGCCGTTCCTCCCCGAAGCCGCCGCCGGCAGCATCTCGCCGCGGCACGTCGTCGTCCCGCTGCGACGCGTGCTGCCCAAGGCCGAGGTCCTCACCGGTCGGGTCACCACCATCGACCAGGACCGCAAGGTCGCCACCGTCGCGCCGCTCGTCGGCGAGGCGTACGAGCTGCCCTTCGACTACCTGGTGATCGCGCTCGGCGCGGTCTCCCGCACCTTCCCGATCCCCGGCCTCGCCGAGCAGGGCATCGGCATGAAGGGCATCGAGGAGGCCATCGGCCTGCGCAACCACGTGCTCGAGCAGCTGGACAAGGCCGACTCGACCACCGACGAGGAGGTCCGCCGCAAGGCGCTGACCTTCGTCTTCGTCGGCGGCGGCTTCGCCGGTGCCGAGACGATCGGCGAGGTCGAGGACATGGCCCGCGACGCGGCCAAGTACTACAAGAACGTGTCCCGCGAGGACATGCGCTTCATCCTGGTCGACGCCGCCGACAAGATCCTCCCCGAGGTCGGCCCGAAGCTCGGCGCGTACGGCAAGGAGCACCTCGAGGGCCGCGGCGTCGAGGTCTACCTGAGCACGTCCATGGACTCCTGCGTCGACGGCCACGTGGTGCTCAAGAACGGCCTGGAGGTCGACTCCAACACCATCGTGTGGACCGCCGGTGTGAAGCCGAACCCGGCGCTGGCCCGCTTCGGCCTGCCGCTCGGCCCCCGCGGCCACGTCGACTGCCAGCCGACGCTCCAGGTCTCCGGCACCGACTACATCTGGGCCGCGGGCGACAACGCCCAGGTCCCGGACCTCGTGGGCCGCAAGGCCGGCAACGAGAACGCCTGGTGCCCGCCGAACGCCCAGCACGCGCTGCGCCAGGCCAAGGTCCTCGGCGACAACGTCCTCTCCGGCATGCGGGGCTTCCCGCAGAAGGAGTACAGCCACGCCAACAAGGGCGCGGTCGCGGGCCTCGGCCTGCACAAGGGCGTCGCGATGATCGTCATGGGCAAGATGAGGATCAAGCTCAAGGGCCGCCTCGCCTGGTACATGCACCGCGGCTACCACGGCATGGCCATGCCGACCTGGAACCGCAAGATCCGCGTCTTCGCGGACTGGACGCTCGCGATGTTCCTCAAGCGCGAGGTCGTCTCGCTCGGCGCCATCGAGTCGCCGCGCGAGGAGTTCTACGAGGCCGCCAAGCCGGCCCCGGCTCCGGCCGCCGCCCAGCCGGAGAAGGCCAAGGCCAGCTGA
- a CDS encoding type II toxin-antitoxin system Phd/YefM family antitoxin — translation MTENTVTVREARAHLADHINRAEEGVPTVITRNGAPVAAVVPISDFEALEEAADVMLAREAEAVLAEGGTTVTMAELLADLFTEQDGEAA, via the coding sequence ATGACTGAGAACACCGTGACCGTACGGGAAGCCCGAGCCCACCTCGCCGACCACATCAACCGGGCCGAGGAAGGCGTTCCGACCGTCATCACGCGCAATGGCGCCCCGGTGGCGGCCGTGGTGCCGATCTCGGACTTCGAAGCGTTGGAGGAAGCGGCCGACGTGATGCTGGCACGCGAGGCCGAAGCGGTGCTGGCCGAGGGCGGCACCACCGTGACCATGGCGGAACTGCTGGCGGACCTGTTCACCGAGCAGGACGGCGAGGCGGCGTGA